Within the Marixanthomonas sp. SCSIO 43207 genome, the region TAGCCATAGAGCCTATTGCCTTGGTACGCAAAAATGAACAAATCTGGAAAGATCAATTTAAAGGAAAAGAGTTAACTCAAGAAGAAGTTATTGATGCCATGATTGACAACCCAAAACTAATTGAACGCCCGATAGTTGTAAAAAATAATAAAGCTACTATTGGCAGGCCACCAGAGAATGTTTTAAGCATATTATAATCCTTTAAATTTATTTAACACAATTTTAGGAAAAACAGACTAAACCCACGAGTATTTTCGCAGTCAAACCCCCTAAAACTGACTATGAAATTATACACTTTTGTACTAGCAGTGTTATGCAGTACTATTTTACTAGCCCAAAACAAATCTCCAGAAACTATTACCGTTTCCGGAAAAATTATTGAAGAAGGATCAAATGTTCCTTTAGAATACGCAACAGTTTCTTTTATCGATGCACAAGGAAACGTTGCCAATGGAGGAATTACAGATACAAAAGGAAGCTTTTCATTAAAAATTCCGCCGGGAGTATATACTGTTAAATATGAGTTTATTTCATATGAAACAAAAGAAGTACCCAATCAAAATTTAAGAAAAAACACAACGCTACCCACTGTATCATTGGCACTAGACACAGAAAGTTTAGACGAAGTAGTTATACGTGCCGAAACCACAGAAGTGCAAGTACGTCTTGATAAAAAAATATATAACATAGGTAAAGACCTTACTACCAGCGGTGCAACAGTTAGTGATGCATTAAGTAATGTTCCTTCGGTTAATGTTGATGTAGAAGGTGCTATTAGCCTTCGCGGAAATGAAAACGTACGTATTTTAATTAACGGAAAACCATCTGCAATAGCTGGTTTTGGTTCAACAGATGCCTTACGACAGCTTCCTGCCGAAGCAATAGAACGCGTTGAAGTTATTACCTCTCCTTCAGCTAGATATGATGCAGAAGGTACCGCAGGAATTTTAAATATTATTTTACGTAAAGAAAAAACACTAGGATTAAATGGTTCTATAACCACCAACGTAGGTGTACCTACAACAAGTGGTGTTTCAGGAAATATCAATTTGAGAACAGATAATTTTAATATTTTTAATACCACTAGTTTACGCTACCGCGATGCTCCGGGTAATGCTTTTTTCAATAACCAATATTTCCCAACAACTTTTACAGATCCTGATACTGGTGAAGAAATTACCACAGATCCTCGTTTTGACCGTGTTATTGAAGACAGAGAGTATGAACGCCAAGATCAAGGATTTAATACAAACTTAGGTATTGAGTACTTTTTAACCGAACGTTCTTCAATTACAGCAAGTGGTTTTCTTCGGTTAGGAGATGATGAAGATTTAACAACCAATAATGCAAGAAAATTTAGCGACGGTACACTTCAAGAAACAACTGTGAGAGAAGAGCTAGAGACAGAAAAAGATGAAAGTTACCAATTTTCATTAAACTATGTAAATAACTTTAATGACGAAGGCCACAAGCTTACTGCAGATTTTCAATATGAAAATGATAAAGAAGAAGAACGCTCTTTTATTACTGAAAGACGCATTCAACCATCATCTTTTGATTTTCCTTCAGAAGACATCCTTAATAAAGAAACCCAAAAGGAATACTTAATTCAAGCCGACTATGTACTTCCTATCGGTGAGAACGCTCAGTTTGAAGCAGGATACCGAGGTAATTTTGAAAATGAAGAAACAGACTATACCCTTAATCAAGAAAATGAAAATGGTGTTTTTGTAAGAAATGATACACTATCAAATATTTTTGATTATACTGAAAATGTAAACGCAGTGTACACTCAATACGGAAACAAGTTTGGGAAATTCTCTTTCTTATTAGGTTTACGCCTAGAGCAAACACAGCTTAAAGGAAAAATTGAATCAAACCTTGATGAAGATGCCTTTTCTGAAACTTTAGGAGTTGATATTGATACAAACTTTGATAAAAATTACTTAGGTCTTTTCCCTACTGTAAACTTAATTTATGAATTAGCCGAACGTGAAAACATTACATTAGGCTACAACAGAAGAATTAACAGACCGCGCGGATGGTTTATTAATCCATTTCCTTCTCGATCTAGTGTGACCAATGTTTTTCAAGGTAACCCAGATCTAGATCCTGCCTATGCAAGTGCTTTTGATCTTGGATACTTAAAACGTTGGGATAAGTTGACACTTACTACTTCTATCTATTATCAATATGAAACCGATTCTTTTGAGCGCATTCAAGAACAAACAGGCCAAGTGATCAATGGGGTAAACGTAGTAAGAACCATTCCTATTAACCTTTCAACAAATGAGCGTTATGGATTTGAGTTTGGTCTTTTATATAATCCGGCAAAATGGCTTCGTTTAAACGGAAGTTTTAATTATTTCAACTTTAGTAGTGATGGAAGTTTTAATGGTGTTGAATATGGTACAGAAAACGACAGTTGGTTTGCCAGAGGTAGCGCCAAAGTGAGCCTTCCTTGGAAAATTGATTGGCAGACTAATGCATTTTATCGTGGACCTACAAACAATGCACAGACAGAAACAGAAGGGTTATTATCTATAAACTTAGCCTTCAGTAAAGATATTATTAATGACAATGGTACAATAGGTGTTAATGTAAGTGACCTGCTTAATAGTAGAAAAAGAAGATCTTTTACTTCTACAGATACTTTTACCAGTGATAGTGAGTTTCAATGGCGTGAGCGTAGCGTAAACCTTTCATTTACCTATAGATTTAATCAGAAAAAACAACGCCAGCGTAGAGATCAAGATATGAATGATGATGATGGCGATTTTGAAGGTTAAAATCAAGAAATTGCAATAAAAAAAGGAAGTCATTTTTGACTTCCTTTTTTTATAATATTAAATAGAAAAAAAACTTACGCTTCTTCTCTTTCTTTTTTCTTTGCTTCACGCTTTAATTTCCAGTTTTCATATAGAGCGCCTCCTATCCAGTAAGGAAGAATAGACACTAAAAAAATCATTAACCAAAATCCTATGGTTAATATTATTAAAAATGCTAAAAAGCCAAGGTATTGATCAAATTCAAACATGAGTAAGCGTGTTAATTTTTTGTATGGTTCAAAGATAGTAGCTTTTTTTCAAAATCTACAATAAAACGACTCTATTTATTCACACTTAATTAACGACTTGGTTTTGAGTAAAGCACCTGATTTAAGTACCTTTGCGTAGTTTCTAAAAAAATAAAACAACTACCCAACATGGAATATAGAATAGAAAAAGATACCATGGGCGAAGTAAAAGTCCCTTCAGATAAATTATGGGGAGCCCAAACTGAGCGTTCTCGCAACAACTTTAAAATAGGAAAACCAGCCTCTATGCCACTAGAGATTGTATATGGTTTTGCTTATTTAAAAAAAGCCGCTGCTTTTACAAATTGTGAGCTAGGCGTTCTTTCTGAAGAAAAAAGAGATTTAATTGCTCAAGTTTGTGATGAAATTTTAGAAGGTAAACACGATGATCAATTTCCGTTGGTAATCTGGCAAACCGGAAGCGGTACGCAAAGTAATATGAATGTAAATGAGGTAATTGCAAATCGTGCGCACCAAATAGCAGGAAATAAAATAGGTGAAGGCGATAAAACCTTACAACCAAATGATGATGTGAATAAATCACAATCTTCAAATGACACCTTCCCTACCGGTATGCACATTGCTGCTTATAAAAAAATACTTGAAGTTACCATTCCGGGGGTGGAGCAACTTCATAAAACACTTCAGAAAAAATCTGAAGAGTTTAAAGACATCGTAAAAATTGGTCGTACCCATTTAATGGACGCAACACCTTTAACACTAGGTCAAGAATTCAGTGGTTATGTTTCACAACTTGAACATGGATTAAAAGCTTTAAAAAACACCTTACCTCATTTATCAGAATTAGCACTGGGCGGAACTGCTGTAGGTACAGGATTAAATACACCAGACGGGTATTCAGAAAAAGTTGCCGGTTACATTGCAAAGTTTACAGATCTTCCTTTTATAACAGCTGAAAATAAATTTGAGGCCTTGGCTGCACACGACGCCCTAGTTGAATCACACGGAGCTCTTAAGCAACTAGCTGTCTCGCTCAATAAGATTGCCAATGATATACGTATGTTGGCTAGCGGACCTCGTTGCGGAATAGGAGAAATAATAATCCCAGCCAATGAGCCCGGATCTTCTATTATGCCTGGAAAAGTAAATCCTACCCAATGTGAAGCTCTTACTATGGTATGTGCACAAGTTATGGGTAATGATGTTGCTGTAAGTGTTGGTGGTATGCAGGGTCAATATGAACTTAATGTTTTTAAACCTGTTATGGCTGCAAATGTGCTACATTCTGCCGAATTAATTGGAGATGCTTGTGTTTCATTTGAAGAACATTGTGCAAATGGTATTGAAGCGAATACAGAAGTTATCAAAAAACAACTAAATAACTCATTAATGTTGGTGACTGCCCTGAATACAAAAATAGGGTACTATAAAGCTGCCGAAATTGCAAATACCGCACATCAAAACGGTACAACACTTAAAGAAGAAGCTGTAAACTTAGGGTACTTAACTGCCGAAGAATTTGATCAATGGGTTAGACCAGAAGATATGGTAGGTAAAAAATAGTAAAATTCAGACTTAAATTTTAAAAAGCTGTCTACTAAGACAGCTTTTTTTATATGTTAAAATATCGATTAAATGCAAAAAAATTAGTTTAAATGTAAAAAATACGTATATTTCACTACCCAAATATTTTAAACCTACTTAAATGAGACAACAGTTTGCCCCCCTTATATTGTGTCTATTTATATCACTTTTATGTGTATTTCAAGAAAGTGAAGCATCTATAAATATGATAAAATATAACTATGAAAACTCTTTAATTAAAGGGATTTCAGACAGTTTTATTGAAGAGAATTCTGCTTCAGTGATAGCTAATTCTACTGCTGAAAAATCAGTATTCACTTCTCAAAAGTCTGATGAATTTTTAACCGATTCAAAACGTTCTTTTGCCACTGACAATCGATTGCTTTCGGAATTTTCTTACAATTTTTTGAATCCGGCATTGGTCAATTACAGCCCTATTTCAAAAAAAATATTGAAATCTTCATATCAATATTCTGAAAATCCACAGTCGATATTTTATCAGGGTATTTTTTACGGTTTTGTTTTAATGGTATTATTAATGAATGTAGTTTGCTATTTCATATTTGAAGAAAAACTCTTTCTGTATTTCTTTGGAGCCATCTTTGCTCTTACATCTGTATTATTTTATGGTGATGGACTACTAAGCTTATTAAATGCTAACATTCAGGTTGATTCAAAGTTATTTGAAGCTTCACTCCTTTTTATATCTATAAGCATTGCAGCATTGTTTGCGCATCGTTTTTTAAATGTGAAAGATTTCTATCCAAAAGCAAAGATTTTGAGTTTTTCATTGCTAGGTGTTGCCTTTGTTGTATTGGCCTCTGCGTGGATTACAAAAAGTAGTTTATTAGCCTCAATATCAAATACTGCGTTGTTTATAGTACTAAGTAGTTATTTTATTATAGGTACAATGTTGTTCAGTAAAAAAAGCTATGCACGCTTTTTTGTAATTGCATTTTCGGTACCCTTACTTTTTGCTATAGATTATTTTGTGCTTCAAGGTTTTGGCGCTACTCTTTTATTTACAGGAACGACACACTTGAAAGTTGCAATACTAATAGAAGCCATGTTATTGTCTTACGGAATCATTTATAGAATGAATGCTATTAAAGATGAAGTAGAATTAAGACAAACGGAAATGAGAATATTTATAAAAAAACAAGAAATGATGAATAGAGAAAATATTACAAACCTAATGAAAGACGTCTATCTTGAAAACTTGATTATGCAACACGACTTAGACGGACTGGAAATTAAACTTCTTCAATATATATCTGAAGGTGTTGAAAACTCAAAAATAGCTCGCAAGCTTAAAATGAGTGAAACAAACGTAGAAGAGCTTACCAATGAGCTGTACGAAAAACTAGAAATTAGAGAACAAGTAAAATCTGATTACCGAATGGTAGAAACCCAACCAGATTATATTTATAACTAATCTAGAGCAATGTAGTTTATAAATAATTCGTAAAGGATACGTAATTTACTTACGTATCCTTTTTTTGTTTTTATAATGCTTCTCATAACTGAAGTATGACACAAACGTAAGAATCACAAAGAAAGCTATAAGGTAATAAACAAATGTTGGCGTCACCGGAACATCACCACTCGCGTATGAATGCAACCCTGTTAAGTAAAAGTTTACACCAAAATACGTCATCATAATAGTAGCATAAGAGAAAATTGCCAATACATTAAACAACCAGCGTCCTTTTAATCCAGGTACCAATCTAGCGTGAATTACAAAAGCATATATCATGATACTTATTAAAGCCCAAGTTTCCTTAGGGTCCCATCCCCAATAACGACCCCAACTTTCATTAGCCCATTGACCTCCTAAAAAGTTACCAATAGTAAGCA harbors:
- a CDS encoding outer membrane beta-barrel protein, producing the protein MKLYTFVLAVLCSTILLAQNKSPETITVSGKIIEEGSNVPLEYATVSFIDAQGNVANGGITDTKGSFSLKIPPGVYTVKYEFISYETKEVPNQNLRKNTTLPTVSLALDTESLDEVVIRAETTEVQVRLDKKIYNIGKDLTTSGATVSDALSNVPSVNVDVEGAISLRGNENVRILINGKPSAIAGFGSTDALRQLPAEAIERVEVITSPSARYDAEGTAGILNIILRKEKTLGLNGSITTNVGVPTTSGVSGNINLRTDNFNIFNTTSLRYRDAPGNAFFNNQYFPTTFTDPDTGEEITTDPRFDRVIEDREYERQDQGFNTNLGIEYFLTERSSITASGFLRLGDDEDLTTNNARKFSDGTLQETTVREELETEKDESYQFSLNYVNNFNDEGHKLTADFQYENDKEEERSFITERRIQPSSFDFPSEDILNKETQKEYLIQADYVLPIGENAQFEAGYRGNFENEETDYTLNQENENGVFVRNDTLSNIFDYTENVNAVYTQYGNKFGKFSFLLGLRLEQTQLKGKIESNLDEDAFSETLGVDIDTNFDKNYLGLFPTVNLIYELAERENITLGYNRRINRPRGWFINPFPSRSSVTNVFQGNPDLDPAYASAFDLGYLKRWDKLTLTTSIYYQYETDSFERIQEQTGQVINGVNVVRTIPINLSTNERYGFEFGLLYNPAKWLRLNGSFNYFNFSSDGSFNGVEYGTENDSWFARGSAKVSLPWKIDWQTNAFYRGPTNNAQTETEGLLSINLAFSKDIINDNGTIGVNVSDLLNSRKRRSFTSTDTFTSDSEFQWRERSVNLSFTYRFNQKKQRQRRDQDMNDDDGDFEG
- the arsC gene encoding arsenate reductase (glutaredoxin) (This arsenate reductase requires both glutathione and glutaredoxin to convert arsenate to arsenite, after which the efflux transporter formed by ArsA and ArsB can extrude the arsenite from the cell, providing resistance.); protein product: MTTIYHNPRCRKSRETLQLLEDKNEDLNIVKYLENPPSKEELKDIIKLLAIEPIALVRKNEQIWKDQFKGKELTQEEVIDAMIDNPKLIERPIVVKNNKATIGRPPENVLSIL
- a CDS encoding 7TM diverse intracellular signaling domain-containing protein: MIKYNYENSLIKGISDSFIEENSASVIANSTAEKSVFTSQKSDEFLTDSKRSFATDNRLLSEFSYNFLNPALVNYSPISKKILKSSYQYSENPQSIFYQGIFYGFVLMVLLMNVVCYFIFEEKLFLYFFGAIFALTSVLFYGDGLLSLLNANIQVDSKLFEASLLFISISIAALFAHRFLNVKDFYPKAKILSFSLLGVAFVVLASAWITKSSLLASISNTALFIVLSSYFIIGTMLFSKKSYARFFVIAFSVPLLFAIDYFVLQGFGATLLFTGTTHLKVAILIEAMLLSYGIIYRMNAIKDEVELRQTEMRIFIKKQEMMNRENITNLMKDVYLENLIMQHDLDGLEIKLLQYISEGVENSKIARKLKMSETNVEELTNELYEKLEIREQVKSDYRMVETQPDYIYN
- the fumC gene encoding class II fumarate hydratase codes for the protein MEYRIEKDTMGEVKVPSDKLWGAQTERSRNNFKIGKPASMPLEIVYGFAYLKKAAAFTNCELGVLSEEKRDLIAQVCDEILEGKHDDQFPLVIWQTGSGTQSNMNVNEVIANRAHQIAGNKIGEGDKTLQPNDDVNKSQSSNDTFPTGMHIAAYKKILEVTIPGVEQLHKTLQKKSEEFKDIVKIGRTHLMDATPLTLGQEFSGYVSQLEHGLKALKNTLPHLSELALGGTAVGTGLNTPDGYSEKVAGYIAKFTDLPFITAENKFEALAAHDALVESHGALKQLAVSLNKIANDIRMLASGPRCGIGEIIIPANEPGSSIMPGKVNPTQCEALTMVCAQVMGNDVAVSVGGMQGQYELNVFKPVMAANVLHSAELIGDACVSFEEHCANGIEANTEVIKKQLNNSLMLVTALNTKIGYYKAAEIANTAHQNGTTLKEEAVNLGYLTAEEFDQWVRPEDMVGKK